A window of Verrucomicrobiia bacterium contains these coding sequences:
- a CDS encoding response regulator has product MRDTCILHVEDEECDILLLRIAFEQAGITMPVQVATDGQMAIDYLSGAGPFADRAQFPLPCLVLLDLKLPRKSGFEVLEWMRAQPLLRRIVVVVCTSAEHEHDIARAYELGANSYIVKPMDIAERNETARRLKGWWLEWNRFPPLPKDQPLQPRSN; this is encoded by the coding sequence ATGAGGGACACTTGCATTCTCCATGTGGAGGACGAGGAGTGCGACATCCTCCTCCTCAGGATCGCGTTCGAGCAGGCCGGCATTACCATGCCTGTCCAGGTCGCCACTGACGGTCAAATGGCCATCGACTATCTCAGCGGCGCCGGCCCGTTTGCCGACCGCGCCCAATTCCCCTTACCCTGCCTGGTCCTGCTCGACCTGAAACTCCCGCGTAAATCCGGCTTCGAAGTCCTGGAATGGATGCGCGCCCAGCCCTTGCTGCGGCGCATTGTGGTGGTCGTCTGCACCTCGGCTGAGCACGAGCACGATATCGCCCGGGCGTACGAACTCGGCGCCAACTCCTACATCGTCAAACCCATGGATATAGCTGAGCGCAACGAAACCGCTCGGCGCCTCAAGGGCTGGTGGCTCGAGTGGAATCGCTTCCCTCCACTCCCGAAGGATCAACCCCTTCAACCCCGGTCTAACTAA
- a CDS encoding nucleoside phosphorylase, with product MKTPPLLRNKFYRRRAVFTPENLLREARRQRGIAKGKVPGICVMDPDGDLVRYLRRTGAAKLSAAWACYHTELYEFEAGGARLGVLGCAVGSSFAVLVAEEMFASGCELVVSVTSSGQILPVRQTPYFLLVTRALRDEGTSYHYLPASDYAEIRPDVLRFARRALKGTEVAIEEGSVWTTDAPFRETKEAIALARKERLLAVEMESAALYAFSTARRRPVLCLAHVTNCMAQTEGDFEKGEADGSVAVMKLLGRIAKARRKRP from the coding sequence ATGAAAACACCCCCTTTACTCAGGAACAAGTTTTACCGGCGGCGGGCCGTATTCACGCCGGAGAATCTGCTGCGGGAGGCGCGGCGGCAGAGAGGAATTGCCAAGGGCAAGGTGCCAGGGATCTGCGTAATGGACCCCGACGGTGACCTGGTGAGGTATTTGCGAAGGACGGGAGCCGCGAAGCTGAGCGCGGCTTGGGCGTGTTACCACACGGAGCTTTATGAGTTCGAGGCCGGCGGCGCCCGGCTGGGGGTGCTGGGTTGCGCGGTTGGTTCGTCGTTTGCGGTGCTGGTGGCGGAGGAAATGTTTGCGTCGGGGTGCGAGCTGGTGGTGAGCGTGACGTCGTCAGGGCAGATTCTGCCGGTGCGACAAACGCCCTATTTCTTGCTGGTGACGCGGGCGCTACGGGATGAGGGCACGAGCTATCACTATTTGCCGGCGTCGGATTACGCCGAGATTCGTCCGGATGTGCTGCGGTTCGCGCGGCGGGCTTTGAAGGGCACCGAGGTCGCGATTGAGGAGGGGTCGGTGTGGACAACGGATGCGCCGTTTCGGGAAACGAAGGAAGCCATCGCACTGGCCAGGAAGGAACGACTGCTTGCGGTGGAGATGGAGAGCGCGGCGCTCTACGCGTTTTCTACCGCGCGGCGGAGACCAGTGCTGTGCCTGGCGCATGTGACGAACTGCATGGCGCAGACGGAGGGTGATTTTGAGAAGGGCGAGGCGGACGGGAGCGTGGCGGTGATGAAGTTGCTGGGGCGGATTGCCAAGGCACGGCGGAAACGACCTTGA
- a CDS encoding methyltransferase domain-containing protein: MSSTEVEFWDKRYRTGRTPWDFRGVPLALMEWLQKNEAPGRVLIPGCGSGYEVRAFAERGWDVLAVDFSPSAVQRAQSELGTLGKRVMLGDFFNADFADRKFDLVYERTFLCSLPPGRWHDYAGHVASTLIDGGKLLGFFYYGVEDEPPPFPLSREVAQSLFGGKFVCLEDDAALDSLTLFAGHERWQVWEKRSNKSGPAAG; the protein is encoded by the coding sequence ATGAGCAGCACCGAGGTTGAATTTTGGGACAAGCGCTATCGCACTGGGCGTACGCCGTGGGATTTTCGCGGTGTGCCGCTGGCGTTAATGGAGTGGCTGCAAAAAAACGAGGCTCCGGGGCGGGTCTTGATCCCCGGCTGCGGTTCAGGTTACGAGGTCCGGGCTTTTGCGGAGCGCGGCTGGGATGTGCTCGCGGTTGATTTCTCGCCTTCGGCAGTCCAACGGGCCCAAAGCGAATTGGGCACTTTGGGCAAACGGGTGATGCTTGGGGATTTTTTCAACGCCGACTTCGCCGATCGCAAGTTCGATCTGGTTTACGAACGGACCTTTCTGTGTTCATTGCCACCCGGCAGGTGGCATGATTATGCGGGGCATGTTGCAAGCACGCTGATAGACGGTGGAAAACTGCTCGGCTTCTTCTACTATGGAGTGGAGGACGAGCCGCCACCATTTCCATTGTCTCGTGAAGTGGCACAGTCACTTTTTGGGGGAAAGTTCGTTTGCCTTGAAGATGATGCGGCGTTGGATTCGTTGACTCTGTTTGCCGGACATGAGCGCTGGCAGGTTTGGGAAAAAAGGTCCAACAAGAGCGGGCCAGCAGCTGGATGA
- the mobF gene encoding MobF family relaxase gives MAQERFKNLECTDRLTGNIVAAVFQHETSRSLDPHLHSHCILFNATFDPVEKKWKALQNYEMLAAQKFVENVYYHELARSLVKFSYQIENKPRGDFEIKGVSPELVKKFSKRHNQIDQKTRELLERQPEKAEGNLAAIRENIAHKERARKIQDIGLERLQAIWGSQMTSPEKESLRMLAFYPVNAIRRNVVAIAVALMIHGD, from the coding sequence TTGGCGCAGGAGCGCTTCAAGAATTTGGAATGCACCGACCGTCTCACCGGCAACATCGTGGCGGCGGTATTCCAGCACGAGACTTCACGGTCACTGGACCCGCACCTACACAGTCATTGCATTCTGTTCAACGCCACTTTTGATCCGGTCGAGAAAAAATGGAAGGCGCTGCAAAATTACGAAATGCTGGCGGCGCAAAAGTTCGTGGAAAATGTCTATTACCACGAACTGGCACGCTCGCTGGTCAAATTCAGCTACCAGATCGAAAACAAACCGCGTGGCGATTTTGAAATCAAGGGCGTCTCGCCGGAGCTGGTCAAAAAGTTTTCCAAACGGCACAACCAGATTGACCAGAAAACCCGTGAACTGTTGGAGCGCCAACCGGAAAAGGCCGAGGGCAATCTGGCGGCGATTCGGGAAAACATCGCGCACAAGGAACGGGCGCGAAAAATTCAGGACATCGGCTTGGAAAGGCTGCAAGCGATTTGGGGCAGTCAGATGACTTCACCGGAAAAAGAATCGTTGCGGATGCTTGCATTTTACCCCGTTAATGCTATTCGCCGCAATGTGGTCGCAATAGCGGTCGCCTTGATGATCCACGGAGACTGA
- a CDS encoding metalloregulator ArsR/SmtB family transcription factor: MLSRTNESARAGSKRRLYVHFAEVAKALGSGHRLELLELLAQGERSVEELADLAGLTIANASQHLLHLRRAGLVTSRKEGKYVFYLLPDDAVLSLITALRVVAERNYAEAARVVDLYFRQRDALEPVSREELQRRKRDGSVTMLDVRPAEEFAAGHIEGAINIPIKELERRLAEVGRGREIVAYCRGPYCVMAFEAVERLRKRGFQVRRLVDGYPEWRLAGLPVSSELPGGKSVLGRSGMGARRKLGGSSSGRRIR; this comes from the coding sequence ATGTTATCCAGAACAAACGAGAGTGCAAGGGCTGGCTCAAAGCGACGCCTGTACGTCCACTTCGCCGAGGTCGCCAAGGCGCTGGGGAGCGGTCACCGACTGGAGTTGCTCGAACTGCTGGCGCAAGGGGAGCGTTCCGTGGAGGAACTGGCTGACCTGGCTGGTCTGACGATCGCTAATGCCTCTCAGCATTTGCTGCACCTCCGGCGGGCGGGCTTGGTGACAAGCCGAAAAGAGGGGAAATACGTTTTCTACCTGTTACCGGACGATGCAGTGCTAAGCCTGATCACTGCCCTGCGGGTAGTGGCGGAACGGAACTACGCCGAGGCGGCCCGGGTCGTGGACCTGTATTTTCGTCAGCGCGATGCCTTGGAACCGGTTTCCCGCGAAGAGTTGCAGCGGCGAAAGCGTGACGGTTCGGTCACGATGCTGGATGTCCGGCCCGCCGAGGAGTTCGCAGCGGGGCACATTGAGGGTGCGATCAACATCCCCATCAAAGAGTTGGAGCGACGGCTGGCTGAGGTTGGGCGGGGGCGCGAGATTGTAGCCTATTGCAGGGGGCCCTATTGCGTCATGGCTTTCGAGGCGGTGGAACGGCTTCGGAAGAGGGGCTTTCAGGTTCGACGCTTGGTTGATGGCTACCCAGAGTGGCGGCTAGCGGGCCTGCCAGTGTCGTCGGAGCTGCCAGGCGGGAAATCGGTGCTGGGCCGATCCGGAATGGGGGCCAGGAGGAAGTTGGGCGGTTCGAGCTCCGGCAGAAGAATTCGTTAG
- a CDS encoding chemotaxis protein CheB, which produces MKWQGRKKTHDAGAAGKEASEPQPTNHPAAAAKNNFPIVGVGASAGGLEAFTSLLQHLPADTGMAFVLVQHLDPDHPSALTELLTRITSLPVCEVTDRLRVQPNHVYVIPPNAAMIMEQGTLRLQRRQVKRGALRAIDHFFESLALDQRECAVGIVLSGTASDGTFGLEAIKAEGGITFAQDASAKYDSMPRSAVAAGCVDLVLSPELMAQELARIARHPSLQKGLSAAGPSAATAAREDSVEALPASAEEQNDLKKVLLHLRSHSGVDFSLYKPSTIHRRIARRMVLNKAETLDAYAHALRRDAAELDALYRDILISVTSFFRNPEAFEVLQRKVFPKLLEQSPDESVRFWVLGCSTGQEPYSLAMAYTEFAERMLGAPKLQIFASDLNEQLLEKARQGLYPESLVHDVSPERRRRFFTEEPGGGFRINKALRDAVIFARHNVLTDPPFSRLDLISCRNLLIYLNKDLHGRILSAFHYGLKPGGCLFLGVSESASESRDLFEPVDKKLRIFVRKPGPSPTWQVPVARRSTPRQQEAGAVPGVALPAGITAELNAQREADRLLVSQFAPASVLINAESQILQFRGATGPFLEPAIGKATHDLLKMACEGLKAPLRALLEQAKAQDNPFRKQGIRLRHDGQLRTVNLEVIPLKNLKERCYLVLFHEAVASGSTQARARREPAPPVLAAPGEIGEPALRRRIAQLERELAETRDYLQSIQEQYEAANEQLQFVNEEATSGNEELQSINEELETSKEELESSNEELTTVNEELGGRNAELNRLIAELHNFHISINTPILVLGRDLTVRRFTPPVTKIFNLLAGDVGRALSGVRYNLDLPELEELLAEVVATGRPLQREVRDKAGHSYDLRARPFLTLDNRIDGVVLMLLDIEALKKAEHEVRESRDYAQAVVESVSPLLILKPGLQVLTANASFYRAFQVTPEQTLGRLVYELGNGQWNIPKLRSLLEEILPCDRVFRDYEVTREFDSIGRRTMLLSGRRVQQLDLILLAIEDITARKEAEEIARRSKEAMTRYASDLEGFSYSLAHDMRAPLRAMRSFASLIEQAEGERLSPESRDFLERIGTSAVRLDELIRDALSYAKAVREELPLQPVDVCQLLRGMVQAYPNLQPSEADVIIDCDGAARVLGNHAGLVQCFSNLLGNAVKFVPRGAKPWVRVWTEDYGDQLRVWVEDRGIGIPEDSHEKIFGMFQRLHRTEEFPGTGVGLALVRKVIQRMGGQVGLESTPGQGSKFWVELPKATPA; this is translated from the coding sequence ATGAAATGGCAAGGTCGCAAAAAGACCCATGACGCAGGCGCTGCCGGCAAAGAAGCGTCCGAACCGCAGCCCACGAATCACCCCGCTGCGGCTGCCAAGAATAATTTTCCCATCGTTGGCGTGGGCGCTTCTGCCGGCGGCCTGGAGGCTTTCACCAGCCTGCTCCAGCACTTGCCCGCAGACACCGGCATGGCCTTTGTCCTTGTCCAGCATCTGGACCCCGACCACCCCAGTGCCCTGACTGAGCTGCTGACCCGCATTACCTCCCTCCCGGTCTGCGAGGTCACCGATAGGCTCCGAGTCCAGCCCAACCACGTCTATGTCATCCCGCCCAATGCCGCCATGATAATGGAGCAGGGTACCCTCAGGCTCCAACGCCGCCAGGTGAAGCGGGGCGCCCTTAGGGCGATCGACCACTTTTTCGAATCCCTCGCTTTGGACCAGCGCGAATGCGCCGTTGGCATCGTTCTCTCCGGCACCGCCTCCGACGGCACCTTCGGCCTGGAGGCCATCAAGGCTGAAGGGGGCATTACCTTCGCCCAGGACGCTTCCGCCAAATACGACTCGATGCCCCGCAGCGCCGTTGCCGCGGGCTGCGTGGACCTCGTCCTCTCCCCCGAATTGATGGCGCAGGAACTGGCCCGGATTGCCCGCCATCCTTCCCTCCAGAAAGGCCTGTCGGCCGCCGGCCCTTCAGCCGCCACGGCAGCACGGGAGGACTCAGTTGAGGCTCTCCCCGCCTCGGCCGAGGAGCAGAACGACCTCAAAAAAGTCCTCCTCCACCTGCGTAGTCATTCCGGCGTCGATTTCTCCCTTTACAAACCCAGCACCATCCATCGCCGCATCGCCCGGCGCATGGTCCTAAACAAAGCCGAAACCCTCGACGCCTACGCACATGCCCTCCGGCGTGACGCCGCCGAACTCGATGCCCTTTACCGCGACATCCTCATCAGTGTCACCAGTTTTTTCCGCAATCCGGAGGCGTTTGAAGTTCTCCAGCGCAAGGTCTTTCCCAAGCTCCTCGAGCAGAGCCCGGATGAATCCGTCCGCTTCTGGGTCCTGGGCTGCTCGACCGGGCAGGAACCCTATTCCCTGGCCATGGCCTACACCGAGTTCGCCGAACGCATGCTCGGTGCTCCCAAACTGCAAATCTTCGCCAGCGACCTCAACGAGCAGTTGCTCGAAAAAGCTCGCCAGGGCCTCTACCCCGAGAGCCTGGTTCACGATGTTTCCCCGGAGCGCCGCCGCCGCTTCTTTACCGAGGAGCCCGGCGGTGGCTTTCGCATCAACAAGGCCCTGCGCGACGCCGTCATCTTCGCCCGGCACAATGTTCTGACCGATCCGCCCTTCAGCCGCCTCGATCTCATCAGTTGCCGCAATCTGCTGATTTACCTCAATAAAGATTTGCATGGCCGCATCTTGTCCGCCTTCCACTACGGCCTCAAACCCGGCGGCTGCCTGTTTCTGGGCGTGTCCGAATCCGCCAGCGAATCCCGCGACCTCTTTGAGCCCGTGGACAAAAAGCTCCGCATCTTTGTGCGCAAACCCGGGCCGAGCCCCACCTGGCAAGTCCCGGTCGCCCGCCGTTCGACTCCGCGCCAACAAGAAGCTGGCGCCGTTCCTGGGGTCGCGCTGCCCGCCGGGATCACAGCGGAATTGAACGCCCAGCGTGAAGCCGACCGCCTCCTGGTCAGCCAATTCGCTCCGGCGAGCGTGCTCATTAACGCGGAGTCGCAGATCCTTCAGTTCCGCGGGGCGACCGGCCCTTTTCTCGAACCGGCCATCGGCAAAGCCACGCATGACCTGCTGAAGATGGCCTGCGAAGGTCTCAAAGCTCCATTGCGCGCGTTGCTCGAGCAGGCCAAGGCGCAGGACAACCCGTTCCGCAAGCAAGGCATTCGACTTCGTCACGATGGCCAGCTGCGGACGGTGAATCTCGAAGTCATTCCCCTTAAGAATCTGAAAGAGCGTTGTTACCTCGTGCTCTTCCACGAGGCCGTAGCCAGCGGCTCCACCCAGGCGCGAGCGCGACGCGAACCCGCGCCTCCCGTCCTGGCCGCCCCCGGTGAAATCGGTGAACCGGCCCTGCGCCGGCGCATCGCCCAACTCGAACGCGAGCTGGCCGAGACCCGCGATTACCTTCAGTCCATCCAGGAGCAATATGAAGCCGCCAACGAGCAGCTCCAGTTCGTTAACGAGGAGGCTACCTCCGGCAACGAAGAGCTCCAGAGCATCAACGAAGAACTCGAAACCTCCAAAGAAGAACTCGAGTCCAGCAACGAAGAGCTCACTACCGTCAACGAGGAACTTGGCGGCCGAAATGCCGAGCTCAACCGCCTGATCGCCGAGCTGCACAATTTTCATATCAGCATCAACACCCCGATTCTCGTGCTGGGCCGCGACCTGACCGTCCGCCGCTTCACCCCGCCGGTGACAAAGATTTTTAACCTGCTGGCCGGGGACGTTGGCCGGGCCCTGAGCGGCGTTCGTTACAACCTCGATCTGCCCGAGCTGGAAGAGTTGCTGGCCGAGGTCGTCGCCACCGGCCGCCCGCTGCAGCGGGAGGTGCGCGACAAAGCCGGCCATTCCTACGACCTGCGCGCGCGCCCCTTTCTCACCCTCGACAACCGCATCGACGGGGTGGTGCTCATGCTCCTGGATATTGAGGCGCTCAAAAAGGCCGAACACGAGGTCCGCGAGAGCCGCGACTATGCCCAGGCCGTGGTTGAATCCGTTTCCCCGCTCCTCATCCTCAAGCCCGGCCTGCAGGTCCTCACTGCCAATGCCTCTTTTTACCGCGCCTTCCAGGTCACCCCCGAACAGACCCTCGGTCGTCTGGTGTACGAACTGGGCAATGGCCAATGGAACATCCCGAAACTGCGCAGCCTTTTGGAGGAAATCCTCCCGTGCGACCGCGTGTTCCGGGACTACGAGGTCACGCGCGAGTTCGATAGCATCGGGCGCCGCACCATGTTGCTCAGCGGCCGCCGCGTCCAGCAGCTCGACCTGATTCTCCTGGCCATCGAAGACATCACCGCGCGGAAAGAAGCCGAGGAAATCGCGCGCAGGTCCAAAGAGGCGATGACCCGCTATGCCTCTGACCTCGAAGGCTTTTCCTATTCCCTCGCCCACGACATGCGCGCCCCGCTCCGCGCCATGCGCAGTTTCGCCTCGCTGATCGAGCAAGCGGAGGGCGAACGCCTCAGCCCCGAAAGCCGCGACTTTCTCGAGCGAATCGGCACCTCCGCCGTTCGCCTGGATGAACTGATCCGGGATGCCCTCAGCTACGCCAAAGCCGTCCGAGAAGAGTTGCCCTTGCAGCCCGTGGACGTCTGTCAGCTACTGCGCGGCATGGTCCAGGCCTATCCCAATCTCCAACCCTCCGAAGCCGACGTCATCATCGACTGCGACGGAGCCGCCCGTGTCCTCGGCAACCACGCCGGCCTCGTCCAGTGCTTCTCCAACCTCCTGGGCAACGCCGTCAAATTCGTCCCTCGCGGGGCCAAGCCCTGGGTGCGCGTCTGGACTGAAGACTACGGCGACCAACTCCGGGTCTGGGTGGAAGACCGCGGCATCGGCATCCCCGAGGACTCCCACGAAAAGATCTTCGGCATGTTCCAGCGCCTTCACCGCACCGAAGAATTCCCGGGCACAGGCGTTGGCCTGGCCCTGGTTCGCAAGGTGATCCAGCGCATGGGCGGCCAGGTTGGCCTGGAATCTACGCCCGGCCAGGGCAGCAAATTTTGGGTTGAACTTCCTAAAGCAACCCCAGCCTAG